A window of Variovorax sp. PBL-E5 contains these coding sequences:
- a CDS encoding MmgE/PrpD family protein yields the protein MTLAEQFASFADGLRLADVPAPVQRLARLHLIDALGVGLGASAVPSHRRFLQGLHEESDTGGRATVLGYSTGASAPVAALLNGTSIHSLEYDDTHMGSIVHGSAVIVPAVLATVETHALSLDEAVRLVVIGWELLVRLGEASPGGFQRRGFQVTSVGGVGVAALLASVARGASPAQSVAAMGIAGSQAGGIFEFLSNGSNVKALHPGWAAHAGLWAARCAAAGMTGPTTVIEGRYGLFAAYADDPAAGGRLAVGLRDLGTQWRLADAAFKFFPCCHYIHPFLECAQALSARIATVADIAEVHCRVAPGAATVICEPWSSKQQVASGNEAKYSLPYCIARVLLGRPVDIPSMTAAGVDADAIALAARIQWTPREDSGFPAKFDADLRIMLADGTQLHHAVDQVFGSPQRPAGEDAVRAKFAANVAPVLGATARDTAWDAVMQGGSLDTLQRALRTAAD from the coding sequence ATGACGCTGGCTGAACAGTTTGCAAGCTTTGCGGACGGGCTTCGGCTGGCGGATGTGCCTGCGCCGGTGCAGCGCCTCGCGCGTCTTCACCTGATCGATGCGCTCGGCGTCGGGCTCGGCGCCTCGGCCGTGCCCTCGCATCGCCGTTTCCTGCAAGGCCTGCACGAGGAGTCGGACACCGGCGGCCGCGCCACGGTGCTGGGCTATTCGACGGGTGCATCGGCACCGGTGGCCGCCTTGCTCAACGGCACGTCCATCCACTCGCTCGAGTACGACGACACGCACATGGGCTCCATCGTGCACGGCAGCGCGGTGATCGTGCCGGCTGTGCTGGCCACGGTCGAGACGCACGCGCTGTCGCTCGACGAAGCCGTGCGCCTGGTGGTGATCGGCTGGGAGTTGCTGGTGCGCCTCGGCGAGGCGAGCCCCGGCGGCTTCCAGCGCCGCGGCTTCCAGGTGACCTCGGTGGGCGGCGTGGGGGTCGCGGCGCTGCTCGCCTCGGTGGCGCGCGGCGCGAGCCCGGCGCAGAGCGTGGCCGCGATGGGCATCGCCGGGAGCCAGGCCGGCGGCATCTTCGAATTCCTGAGCAACGGCTCCAACGTGAAGGCGCTGCATCCGGGCTGGGCCGCGCATGCAGGCCTGTGGGCCGCGCGCTGCGCAGCCGCAGGCATGACCGGGCCGACCACGGTGATCGAAGGCCGCTACGGCCTGTTCGCCGCCTATGCCGACGACCCGGCCGCGGGCGGTCGCCTGGCCGTTGGCCTGCGCGATCTCGGCACGCAATGGCGGCTGGCCGATGCCGCCTTCAAGTTCTTTCCCTGCTGCCACTACATCCATCCCTTCCTCGAATGCGCACAGGCCTTGTCGGCACGAATCGCCACGGTCGCCGACATCGCCGAGGTGCATTGCCGCGTCGCGCCGGGCGCGGCCACGGTGATCTGCGAACCCTGGTCGTCGAAGCAGCAGGTCGCGAGCGGCAACGAGGCCAAGTACAGCCTGCCCTACTGCATCGCCCGCGTGCTGCTCGGGCGCCCGGTGGACATCCCCTCGATGACGGCCGCGGGCGTCGACGCGGACGCGATCGCACTGGCCGCACGCATCCAATGGACGCCACGCGAGGACAGCGGCTTCCCGGCGAAGTTCGATGCCGACCTGCGCATCATGCTGGCCGACGGCACGCAGTTGCACCATGCGGTCGATCAGGTGTTCGGCAGCCCGCAGCGCCCGGCCGGCGAAGACGCCGTGCGCGCCAAGTTCGCGGCCAACGTCGCGCCCGTGCTCGGCGCGACCGCGCGCGACACGGCCTGGGATGCGGTGATGCAAGGCGGCAGCCTCGACACGCTGCAACGCGCGCTGCGCACGGCGGCCGATTGA
- a CDS encoding CobW family GTP-binding protein — translation MTAAARIPVDLVTGFLGSGKTTLINAVLRDASFAGAMVIVNEFGEVGLDHVLMSAADDQVLLLDSGCLCCVASGTLRDTLIDLFARRSSGGVPPFDRIIVETSGLAHPGPLVASLLGDSALKPRCVLAQVLTLVDAVNGAATLARYAEAQRQVAFADRVLISKTDIAEPAQASDLASRIRELNPAAEVERRQRGDSPSRYFAPAASAAPRATAVHAEAWLRGPLRPQYAQAGDGVDTAAVEHDHGTAFRQVSTHVLEVPGPIDWPTYAAWTQALSARLGARLLRCKGLLALGDNGATPWVVQGVQGFFAPPERLAAWPPSVPQGFLVCIGESIHRAELDAIVAPAHSLP, via the coding sequence ATGACGGCGGCAGCGCGCATTCCGGTCGACCTCGTCACCGGCTTCCTCGGCAGCGGCAAGACCACGCTGATCAATGCCGTGCTGCGCGATGCGTCCTTCGCCGGCGCGATGGTCATCGTCAACGAATTCGGCGAAGTCGGGCTGGACCACGTGCTGATGTCCGCCGCCGACGACCAGGTGCTGCTGCTCGACTCGGGCTGCCTGTGCTGCGTCGCATCGGGCACGCTGCGCGACACGCTGATCGATCTGTTCGCGCGCCGCAGCAGCGGCGGCGTGCCGCCCTTCGACCGCATCATCGTCGAGACCAGCGGCCTGGCCCATCCCGGTCCGCTGGTGGCCTCGCTGCTGGGCGATTCGGCGCTGAAGCCGCGCTGCGTCCTGGCGCAGGTGCTGACGCTGGTCGATGCGGTGAATGGCGCCGCGACGCTGGCGCGCTATGCCGAAGCGCAGCGGCAGGTGGCCTTCGCCGACCGCGTGTTGATCAGCAAGACGGACATCGCCGAACCCGCGCAAGCGAGCGATCTGGCATCTCGGATTCGCGAGCTCAATCCCGCGGCCGAGGTCGAGCGCCGGCAGCGTGGCGATTCGCCGTCGCGCTATTTCGCGCCGGCTGCCAGTGCCGCGCCACGCGCGACGGCCGTGCACGCCGAGGCGTGGCTGCGCGGCCCGCTGCGGCCGCAGTACGCGCAGGCCGGCGATGGCGTCGATACGGCCGCTGTGGAGCATGACCACGGCACCGCCTTTCGCCAGGTCAGCACGCACGTGCTCGAAGTGCCCGGCCCCATCGACTGGCCGACCTACGCCGCGTGGACGCAAGCCCTGAGTGCACGGCTTGGCGCGCGCCTGCTGCGCTGCAAGGGCCTGCTTGCGCTCGGCGACAACGGCGCCACGCCATGGGTCGTGCAAGGCGTGCAGGGCTTCTTCGCGCCGCCCGAACGCCTGGCCGCCTGGCCGCCGTCGGTGCCGCAAGGCTTCCTCGTGTGCATCGGCGAATCCATCCATCGCGCGGAGCTCGACGCCATCGTCGCGCCCGCGCACTCCCTCCCCTGA
- a CDS encoding dihydroorotase, producing the protein MPDTFILRGGTMVSAERDPEPQDILVEDGRIGALLAPGTPVAAHVRERRIDGLHVFPGLIEAHLHFGFGEKITEYSTETAHAAIGGFTTVLGYFLNNEAYSDVFKREQAYAKPRAHIDYGFHFSTASELHLQELESYVRDYGVTSFKYFMNFKGEEGRYLGLDGTDDGYFQALLERAAAIGDVTVVCHTENIEIVNRRRNAQLEIGLDNLQQWADIKPPITEAEACVRAMFLAEKAGAKIYIPHMSSRMGLDEVRQWRRRYDQVFVETCPHYLTHTADMDLGGMGKANPPFRSKDDQDALWEGLADGSIDVVASDHCPRKRATKDKTLWLASQGFPGTATILPVLLHEGYHRRGLSLRRICQLVCEAPARIFDIAARKGALRPGADADITLVDLNLERVVRHEDLLSYSDYSIYDGWTFKGWATETIVRGETVMQDGKLVGAPGHGQYIFRTRAGAASA; encoded by the coding sequence ATGCCCGATACCTTCATTCTTCGCGGCGGCACCATGGTCAGCGCCGAGCGCGACCCCGAGCCGCAGGACATCCTGGTCGAGGACGGCCGCATCGGCGCCCTGCTCGCGCCCGGCACGCCTGTGGCGGCGCACGTGCGCGAGCGCCGCATCGACGGCCTGCACGTGTTCCCCGGCCTGATCGAGGCCCATCTGCATTTCGGCTTCGGCGAGAAGATCACCGAGTACAGCACCGAGACCGCACACGCGGCCATCGGCGGCTTCACCACCGTGCTCGGCTACTTCCTCAACAACGAGGCCTACAGCGACGTGTTCAAGCGCGAGCAGGCCTATGCGAAGCCGCGCGCGCACATCGACTACGGCTTCCACTTCAGCACCGCCTCCGAGCTGCACCTGCAGGAACTCGAGAGCTACGTGCGCGACTACGGCGTCACCTCCTTCAAGTACTTCATGAACTTCAAGGGCGAGGAAGGCCGCTACCTCGGCCTCGACGGCACCGACGACGGCTACTTCCAGGCGCTGCTCGAACGTGCCGCGGCGATCGGCGACGTGACGGTGGTCTGCCACACCGAGAACATCGAGATCGTCAATCGCCGCCGCAACGCGCAGTTGGAGATCGGCCTCGACAACCTGCAACAGTGGGCCGACATCAAGCCGCCGATCACCGAGGCCGAAGCCTGCGTGCGCGCGATGTTCCTGGCCGAGAAGGCCGGCGCGAAGATCTACATCCCGCACATGAGCTCGCGCATGGGCCTGGACGAGGTGCGCCAATGGCGCCGGCGCTACGACCAGGTGTTCGTCGAGACCTGTCCGCACTACCTGACCCACACCGCCGACATGGACCTCGGCGGCATGGGCAAGGCGAACCCGCCCTTCCGCAGCAAAGACGACCAGGACGCGCTCTGGGAAGGCCTGGCCGACGGTTCGATCGACGTCGTCGCCTCCGACCATTGCCCGCGCAAGCGCGCGACCAAGGACAAGACGCTGTGGCTCGCCTCGCAGGGCTTCCCGGGCACCGCGACCATCCTGCCCGTGCTGCTGCACGAGGGCTACCACCGGCGCGGGCTGTCGCTGCGCCGCATCTGCCAGCTGGTGTGCGAGGCACCAGCGCGCATCTTCGACATCGCCGCGCGCAAGGGCGCGCTGCGGCCGGGCGCCGATGCCGACATCACGCTGGTCGACCTGAACCTCGAGCGCGTGGTGCGGCACGAGGATCTGCTGTCCTACTCCGACTACAGCATCTACGACGGCTGGACCTTCAAGGGCTGGGCGACCGAGACCATCGTTCGCGGCGAGACCGTCATGCAGGACGGCAAGCTGGTCGGCGCGCCGGGCCATGGCCAGTACATCTTCCGCACGCGCGCCGGCGCGGCAAGCGCCTGA
- a CDS encoding isochorismatase family protein, with protein MTSTTHPWDDVISAEEQRAYNAVGFGRPSGLGKRPGLLIIDVQYRTVGTKRLPFWEAIEEFPTSCGEVGWAAVDAIVPLLALFRERNWPVLYPHVAPKVAHEGGRLAEKIPAIMNIAAKGYEIVQELAPRPGDVLLPKKHPSAFFATALCSHLVDLQVDTVIVVGCSTSGCVRGTAVDAFSYNFKVSIPQECSFDRSITSHKVNLFDLGQKYADVLPTAELIEKLRALPGSD; from the coding sequence ATGACCTCCACCACCCATCCCTGGGACGACGTCATCAGCGCCGAAGAACAGCGCGCCTACAACGCCGTCGGCTTCGGCCGCCCGAGCGGCCTCGGCAAGCGGCCCGGCCTGCTCATCATCGACGTGCAGTACCGCACCGTCGGCACCAAGCGCCTGCCCTTCTGGGAAGCCATCGAGGAATTCCCGACCTCCTGCGGCGAGGTCGGCTGGGCCGCGGTGGACGCCATCGTGCCGCTGCTCGCGCTGTTCCGCGAGCGCAACTGGCCGGTGCTCTACCCGCACGTCGCGCCCAAGGTCGCGCACGAGGGCGGACGGCTGGCCGAGAAGATCCCGGCCATCATGAACATCGCGGCCAAGGGCTACGAGATCGTGCAGGAACTCGCGCCGCGCCCCGGCGACGTGCTCTTGCCGAAGAAGCACCCGAGCGCCTTCTTCGCGACCGCGCTGTGCAGCCACCTGGTCGACCTGCAGGTCGATACCGTGATCGTCGTCGGCTGCAGCACCAGCGGCTGCGTGCGCGGCACCGCGGTGGACGCCTTCTCGTACAACTTCAAGGTGTCGATCCCGCAGGAGTGCTCCTTCGATCGCAGCATCACCTCGCACAAGGTCAACCTGTTCGACCTCGGGCAGAAGTACGCGGACGTGCTGCCGACTGCGGAGCTGATCGAGAAGCTGCGCGCGCTGCCGGGTTCTGACTGA
- a CDS encoding transcriptional regulator gives MNTATAMGALPAQALVSGDQLGQLLRSTRRRLKLNQAAIGARLNLSQNRVSYLELHPDELSFRQLLSWCSVLGLELKLSARGPLKVKPGTTEW, from the coding sequence ATGAATACAGCTACCGCCATGGGTGCACTCCCAGCCCAAGCTCTCGTGTCCGGCGATCAGCTGGGGCAGCTGCTGCGCAGCACGCGCCGCCGGTTGAAACTGAACCAGGCTGCCATCGGCGCCAGGCTGAACCTCAGCCAGAACCGGGTTTCCTACCTCGAACTCCATCCCGATGAGTTGAGCTTCAGGCAACTGCTGAGCTGGTGCTCGGTGCTCGGCCTCGAGCTGAAGCTGAGCGCGCGAGGCCCGTTGAAGGTCAAGCCCGGCACGACGGAGTGGTGA
- a CDS encoding type II toxin-antitoxin system HipA family toxin — protein MGRRSRSQSLGLWSNGERVGRWTIPARGAMELHYDEAWVRSDVGRPLSLSLPFNPYNEPLQGSAVEHYFDNLLPDSTAIRKRVAARFKTGSIDAFDLLAAIGRDCVGAIQLLDEADAPTAVDKVEAVRLDDESIERHLLNITSPDKFDASIDPDDDFRISLAGAQEKDAYLWWNGAWHKPRGTTPTTHIFKLPLGLIGGRQADFSTSVDNEWLCLKLLQAYGLPTADATIASFGKQRVLVVERFDRRVASGRLLRLPQEDFCQATGTSPLVKYENEGGPGLQKLFSLLQQSATAADDMRTLMASQVLFWLLRAPDGHAKNFSIHLLAGGAFRLTKMYDVMSAYPILGKGRSQWAPRDVKLAMALLGKNRHYAMAGIQRRHFNSTAQQVGFGHDAEAVIQALIVRTPGAIREVREQLPKDFSPLVAERVLGGLQSAVNTLEGMPAT, from the coding sequence GTGGGCCGTCGATCCCGCAGCCAGTCCCTCGGCCTCTGGTCCAACGGCGAGCGCGTCGGCCGCTGGACGATCCCCGCGCGCGGGGCGATGGAGCTGCACTACGACGAAGCCTGGGTCCGCTCGGACGTCGGCCGCCCGCTGTCGCTGTCGCTGCCCTTCAATCCCTACAACGAACCCCTCCAGGGTTCTGCCGTCGAGCACTATTTCGACAACCTGCTTCCCGACAGCACGGCCATTCGCAAGCGCGTGGCGGCGCGCTTCAAGACGGGCTCGATCGATGCGTTCGACCTGCTGGCCGCCATTGGGCGCGACTGTGTGGGCGCCATTCAGCTGCTCGACGAGGCCGACGCCCCCACGGCGGTCGACAAGGTGGAAGCCGTGCGGCTGGACGACGAGTCCATCGAGCGCCACCTGCTGAACATCACGAGCCCTGACAAGTTCGATGCCTCGATAGACCCCGACGACGATTTCCGCATCTCGCTCGCCGGCGCCCAGGAAAAGGACGCCTACCTCTGGTGGAACGGTGCCTGGCACAAGCCCCGTGGCACCACGCCCACCACGCACATCTTCAAGCTCCCCCTGGGCCTGATCGGCGGTCGCCAGGCAGATTTCTCGACCTCCGTGGACAACGAGTGGCTGTGCCTGAAACTGCTTCAGGCCTATGGATTGCCCACTGCCGATGCGACGATCGCATCGTTCGGCAAGCAGCGCGTGCTGGTGGTCGAGCGCTTCGACCGGCGCGTTGCGAGCGGCCGGCTCCTGCGGCTGCCCCAAGAGGACTTCTGCCAGGCCACGGGAACCTCGCCCCTGGTGAAATACGAGAACGAGGGCGGCCCGGGTCTGCAGAAGCTCTTTTCACTCTTGCAGCAGTCCGCGACCGCGGCGGATGACATGCGCACCTTGATGGCTTCGCAGGTCCTGTTCTGGCTGCTCCGCGCGCCGGACGGCCACGCGAAGAATTTCAGCATTCACCTGCTGGCCGGCGGTGCGTTCCGGCTCACGAAGATGTATGACGTCATGTCGGCCTATCCCATCCTTGGCAAGGGCCGCAGCCAATGGGCGCCGCGCGACGTCAAGCTGGCGATGGCGCTGCTCGGCAAGAACCGGCACTACGCCATGGCCGGCATTCAACGCCGGCACTTCAACAGCACCGCGCAGCAGGTGGGATTCGGCCATGACGCAGAAGCCGTCATCCAGGCGCTGATTGTTCGGACGCCCGGCGCGATCAGGGAAGTGCGGGAACAGTTGCCGAAGGATTTCTCACCGCTCGTGGCCGAGCGCGTGCTGGGCGGCCTGCAGTCGGCCGTGAACACGCTCGAAGGCATGCCTGCGACCTGA
- a CDS encoding L-serine ammonia-lyase codes for MAVSVFDLFKVGIGPSSSHTVGPMRAARLFTSRLSNEGLLSAVARIRSELYGSLGATGKGHGTDRAVLLGLAGHEPDTVDPDQIAALLDLIRSERAIALLGTHRIALDEKSDVLFYRSETLPFHANGMKFSAFDAAGAALCTQTYYSVGGGFVVSEQVAEDGRRQKVIAPDTTVLPLPFHSGDELLALTRQHGCSIAEVMRRNERHWRADDEIEAGLLKIWAVMQGCVARGCRTEGVLPGAFKVKRRAAALHRTLTAAAKPGAIDDPLKVMDWLNLYALAVNEENAAGGRVVTAPTNGAAGIIPSVLHYYVDFVPGADRAGIVDFLLTAGAIGILYKENASISGAEVGCQGEVGVACSMASAAFCAVLGGTPEQVENAAEIGMEHHLGLTCDPVGGLVQIPCIERNAIASVKAVNAARMALHGDGTHHVSLDKVIKTMRETGADMMTKYKETSRGGLAVNIVEC; via the coding sequence TTGGCAGTCAGCGTTTTCGATTTGTTCAAGGTCGGCATCGGGCCTTCCAGTTCGCACACCGTGGGGCCGATGCGGGCGGCACGCCTGTTCACCTCGCGGCTTTCCAACGAAGGCCTGTTGAGCGCGGTGGCGCGGATCCGGTCCGAGCTGTACGGCTCGCTCGGCGCCACCGGCAAGGGGCACGGCACCGACCGCGCGGTGCTGCTGGGCCTGGCCGGGCACGAGCCCGACACGGTCGATCCGGACCAGATCGCCGCGCTGCTCGACCTCATCCGCAGCGAGCGCGCGATCGCCTTGCTCGGCACCCACCGGATCGCGCTCGACGAGAAAAGCGACGTGCTCTTCTACCGCAGCGAGACGCTCCCGTTCCACGCCAACGGCATGAAGTTCAGTGCCTTCGATGCGGCGGGCGCTGCGCTGTGCACGCAGACCTACTACTCGGTCGGCGGCGGCTTCGTCGTCAGCGAGCAGGTGGCCGAGGACGGTCGGCGCCAGAAGGTCATCGCGCCCGACACCACCGTGTTGCCGCTGCCCTTCCACAGCGGCGACGAGCTGCTGGCGCTGACGCGGCAGCACGGCTGCAGCATCGCCGAGGTGATGCGGCGCAACGAGCGCCACTGGCGCGCCGACGACGAGATCGAGGCCGGGCTGTTGAAGATCTGGGCCGTGATGCAAGGCTGCGTCGCACGCGGCTGCAGGACCGAAGGCGTGCTGCCCGGCGCCTTCAAGGTCAAGCGCCGTGCCGCCGCGCTGCACCGCACGCTGACGGCCGCGGCGAAGCCCGGCGCCATCGACGATCCGCTGAAAGTGATGGACTGGCTGAACCTCTATGCGCTGGCCGTCAACGAAGAGAACGCGGCGGGCGGCCGCGTCGTGACCGCACCCACCAACGGCGCCGCGGGCATCATTCCGTCGGTGCTGCACTACTACGTCGATTTCGTGCCGGGTGCGGACCGCGCGGGCATCGTCGACTTCCTTCTCACCGCCGGCGCGATCGGCATTCTCTACAAGGAAAACGCGTCGATCTCGGGCGCCGAGGTGGGCTGCCAGGGCGAGGTCGGCGTGGCCTGTTCGATGGCTTCGGCCGCGTTCTGCGCGGTGCTCGGCGGCACGCCCGAGCAGGTCGAGAACGCCGCCGAGATCGGCATGGAACACCACCTCGGCCTGACCTGCGATCCGGTCGGCGGCCTGGTGCAGATTCCCTGCATCGAGCGCAACGCCATCGCCTCGGTGAAGGCGGTGAACGCGGCGCGCATGGCGCTGCACGGCGACGGCACGCACCATGTGAGCCTCGACAAGGTCATCAAGACGATGCGCGAGACCGGCGCGGACATGATGACCAAGTACAAGGAAACCTCGCGCGGCGGGCTGGCGGTCAACATCGTCGAGTGCTGA
- a CDS encoding MFS transporter: MAGTFRSLSGFNYRLWAIGALVSNIGTWMQRTAQDWLVLAHLTHRNATAVGIVMALQFGPQLLLLPFTGLAADRLDRRKLLLVTQAVMGALALGLGLLTLAGVVRLWHVYAFAFALGCTAAFDAPARQTFVSDLVAPADLSNAVALNSTSFNAARMIGPAVAGVVIAAAGVGWVFLLNAVSFLAVLGSLFGLRRAELQPRMALPRTHGGLAEGLRYVWHRPDLKAALLMLLLVGTFGLNFPIFISTMSLSAFHGGAGQYGLLSSAMAVGSVTGALLAARRGRPRMTMLLYGAALFGLGCAIAAVMPNPVFFAMALVLIGLAAQTLTTSTNSLVQLSTDPALRGRVIAILLAVALGSTPIGAPIVGWIADTFGPRWALAVGAASGFAAALVAIRYLARLRAEARSKIRRPASDALAGAKGGGRSGT, from the coding sequence GTGGCCGGAACCTTCCGCTCGCTGAGCGGCTTCAACTACCGCCTCTGGGCCATCGGCGCGCTGGTCTCCAACATCGGGACATGGATGCAGCGCACGGCCCAGGACTGGCTCGTGCTCGCCCACCTCACCCATCGCAACGCGACGGCCGTGGGCATCGTCATGGCGCTGCAGTTCGGCCCCCAGCTGCTGTTGCTGCCATTCACCGGCCTGGCCGCCGACCGGCTCGATCGGCGCAAGCTGCTTCTTGTGACACAGGCCGTGATGGGCGCGCTGGCGCTGGGACTGGGCCTGCTGACGCTCGCAGGCGTTGTCCGGCTCTGGCATGTGTACGCGTTCGCGTTCGCGCTGGGGTGCACGGCGGCCTTCGATGCACCTGCGCGTCAGACCTTCGTCTCCGATCTCGTGGCGCCGGCCGATCTCTCGAACGCGGTGGCGCTCAATTCCACGTCCTTCAACGCCGCCAGGATGATCGGGCCGGCCGTCGCAGGCGTGGTGATCGCGGCCGCCGGCGTCGGCTGGGTGTTCCTCCTCAACGCGGTCTCTTTTCTCGCCGTGCTGGGTTCGCTGTTCGGACTGCGGCGCGCCGAGCTCCAGCCGAGGATGGCCTTGCCTCGAACGCACGGCGGACTGGCCGAAGGGCTCCGGTATGTCTGGCATCGGCCGGATCTCAAGGCGGCGCTGCTGATGCTGCTGCTGGTGGGCACCTTCGGGCTCAACTTCCCGATCTTCATCTCGACGATGTCCCTCAGCGCGTTCCACGGCGGGGCCGGGCAGTACGGCCTGCTGTCCTCGGCCATGGCGGTCGGCTCCGTGACCGGCGCCTTGCTCGCCGCCAGGCGCGGCCGGCCGCGCATGACGATGCTGCTGTATGGCGCCGCGCTCTTCGGGCTGGGCTGCGCGATCGCGGCGGTGATGCCGAACCCGGTCTTCTTCGCGATGGCGCTGGTGCTCATCGGCCTGGCCGCGCAGACATTGACGACCTCGACGAACAGCCTCGTGCAGCTGTCGACCGATCCGGCGCTGCGCGGCCGCGTGATCGCGATTCTGCTGGCGGTGGCGCTCGGCAGCACGCCGATCGGCGCGCCCATCGTCGGATGGATCGCGGACACCTTCGGCCCGCGCTGGGCCCTGGCCGTCGGCGCGGCCTCCGGATTCGCCGCGGCGCTGGTGGCGATCCGCTATCTTGCGAGGCTGCGAGCCGAGGCGCGATCGAAGATTCGTCGACCGGCGAGCGACGCGCTGGCCGGTGCGAAGGGGGGCGGCCGCAGCGGCACGTAG
- a CDS encoding isochorismatase family protein, translated as MPISTLDPTSALVVIDLQKGIVARPAVHPIDEIVRHAVSLADAFRRHGLPVVLVNVAGFAPGRNEQPRGPGELPADWAELIPALGQQPTDLRVTKRTWGAFTGTGLEKSLRGLGVTQIVLAGVATSIGVESTARQASELGFHVTLAVDAMTDTNADAHANSIARIFPRLGETGTTQDILRLLDAHRN; from the coding sequence ATGCCCATCAGCACGCTCGATCCCACATCCGCACTCGTCGTCATCGACCTTCAGAAGGGCATCGTGGCCCGGCCGGCCGTGCATCCGATCGACGAGATCGTGCGGCATGCCGTTTCGCTCGCCGATGCGTTCCGCCGCCATGGCCTGCCGGTGGTTCTCGTCAACGTGGCGGGCTTCGCGCCCGGACGCAACGAGCAGCCCCGCGGCCCCGGCGAGCTGCCGGCGGACTGGGCCGAGCTGATACCCGCGCTGGGACAGCAGCCCACCGACCTGCGGGTCACGAAGCGGACCTGGGGTGCCTTCACCGGCACCGGCCTCGAGAAGTCCCTGCGCGGCCTGGGCGTGACCCAGATCGTGCTGGCCGGCGTGGCCACCAGCATCGGCGTGGAGTCGACCGCGCGGCAGGCGAGCGAGCTCGGGTTCCACGTCACGCTCGCGGTCGATGCGATGACCGACACGAACGCGGACGCCCATGCGAACAGCATCGCGCGGATCTTCCCGAGGCTGGGCGAAACGGGTACGACGCAGGACATCCTCCGGTTGCTGGATGCGCATCGGAACTGA
- a CDS encoding MarR family winged helix-turn-helix transcriptional regulator: MSAAVDLRVFVGKLRRRLRDEAPAGHLTEPQRHVLGRLERDGPSTVTALARAEGMRSQSMGATIAALVDAGFLKATPDPKDGRQTILSLTATARKAFKAVRAAREDWLLASMQSRFSQAEQRQLMTGIELLQRLVD; encoded by the coding sequence ATGAGCGCCGCCGTGGACCTGCGCGTGTTCGTCGGCAAGCTGCGAAGGCGGCTGCGGGACGAAGCCCCGGCCGGGCATCTGACCGAACCGCAGCGCCATGTGCTCGGTCGGCTGGAGCGCGACGGTCCCTCGACCGTGACTGCGCTGGCCCGGGCCGAAGGCATGCGCTCGCAGTCGATGGGCGCCACGATCGCCGCGCTCGTCGATGCAGGCTTCCTGAAAGCGACACCGGATCCGAAGGACGGACGCCAGACCATCCTGTCGCTGACGGCGACGGCCCGCAAGGCGTTCAAGGCGGTCCGCGCAGCCCGCGAGGACTGGCTGCTGGCTTCCATGCAAAGCCGGTTCTCGCAGGCCGAACAGCGCCAGCTGATGACCGGCATCGAACTCCTCCAACGTCTTGTCGACTGA
- the dmpH gene encoding 2-oxo-3-hexenedioate decarboxylase: protein MKLDPRTIAALAEHLESCEREARDTPKITDEYPQMDWDDAYAIQNEIRRRKIARGHRVIGLKAGLTSHAKMKQMGVTTPVFGFMADNHAVPEGGECRLAELIHPKVEPEIAFVTRSALRGPGCHIGAVLAATDFVLPGIEVIDSRYRDFKFDLKSVVADNTSAARFVIGGRARPASEVDLRTVGVVLEKNGEPVAFGAGAAVLGHPAAAIAMLANHLGAHGEEIPAGTLILSGGITEAVAVKAGDAVTLKVQGMGSVGLRFV from the coding sequence ATGAAGCTCGACCCACGCACCATCGCCGCGCTCGCCGAGCACCTGGAAAGCTGCGAACGCGAGGCGCGCGACACGCCGAAGATCACCGACGAATACCCGCAGATGGACTGGGACGATGCCTATGCGATCCAGAACGAGATCCGCCGCCGCAAGATCGCGCGCGGCCATCGCGTGATCGGCCTCAAGGCCGGCCTCACCTCGCACGCGAAGATGAAGCAGATGGGCGTGACCACGCCGGTGTTCGGCTTCATGGCCGACAACCATGCCGTGCCCGAAGGCGGCGAATGCAGGCTCGCCGAGCTGATCCATCCGAAGGTGGAGCCCGAGATCGCCTTCGTCACGCGCAGCGCGCTCAGGGGTCCGGGCTGCCACATCGGCGCGGTGCTCGCCGCGACCGACTTCGTGCTGCCCGGCATCGAGGTCATCGACAGCCGCTACCGGGATTTCAAGTTCGACCTGAAGAGCGTGGTGGCCGACAACACCTCGGCCGCGCGCTTCGTGATCGGCGGCCGCGCGCGGCCGGCGTCCGAGGTCGACTTGCGCACCGTGGGCGTGGTGCTGGAGAAGAACGGCGAGCCGGTGGCCTTCGGCGCCGGCGCGGCGGTGCTCGGCCATCCCGCCGCGGCGATCGCGATGCTGGCCAACCATCTCGGTGCGCACGGCGAAGAGATCCCGGCCGGCACGCTGATCCTGTCGGGCGGCATCACCGAGGCGGTGGCGGTGAAGGCGGGCGATGCGGTCACGCTGAAGGTGCAGGGGATGGGCAGCGTCGGGTTGCGTTTCGTCTAG